The nucleotide sequence TTTTAAGCTGAGGACATTTGATTTTGACTATTTTCCCTTCCTATTTTTTCTATCTGAATGAATGTTTCTATGTGTTTTCAAATCCTTGTCGTTTTCGGTGGTTCCTCCTATAATAACTCCCTTACCGTATAGCTGTAGAGCGCAGTGCACTTAAAGATAGCCTCTTTGGGCTCTGGGACTATTGGTTCGTCCttgtcctcctcctcctcgccAGCTCCCCAGTTGACCTCAGTGGGATCATCCCAGCCACCGGCGCTACTGGCCATTACGGATGAGGATGCAGCGGCTGCCGAAGAAGTGGCCGCCACCGATGGACGCACCTCGGGCTCTTCGTCACTATCGCTAAAGGTGCGATCCCTGGAGAGCTGCTGCTCCGGCTTGGCCTTCGTCTGGGCAGATGCCTGAGCTTGGGTCTCCTCCTTGTCGCTGTCGTAGAAGGAATCCGAGCTGGGATTCTCCCCCTGTCCGGAGGCATCCGTGCGCATCGAAATGGAACTGGCCGAACGCGTCAGCTCCTGTACGCCCATAATCTCGGCCTCCTGCACCCACTCATCCACGTTGATGCCACCATCCCGCAGACACTGCAAACAAGCCTCCGCCTTGGTCTTCTCCGTCTCGGATCGACGGATTTGATCACGGAATTCCTCGATCTTTGTGTCCAGATCCGGTCCATTTGGATCGTTGGGATCGGTGCGCTGGCCAGAATCCCGCAGTGACTGGCACAGGGCCAACTTCTTGGCATTCTCCCGGATCGAGGCATTCTCCTTGACCACCCTTCCGGCCAGATTCTTGGCCTCCTTGGTCAGGGTCTCGGCGGCGGACTCGTGCTCCGCGGTAACCTTGCGCACCGGATCATTGTCACATGCCTCGAAGTCGTACTGGATGTGCTGCTTGAGCACCGGATAAAACAGGTAGCAGCACTGCAGGTTGTATTCCCGGGTCAACTGCTGCGCCTGGTCACGGATTTTACCGAAGCTATTCTGAGTAGCCGAGCAAGTCAACAGCTCTGTGCGTCTGGAAAAAACAATCGTAAAATGGTGATTCATTTCTATTATAATACTAAACATGTATACAAAAATTCAATAGTTAGGATCAATGCATagcattttttataataagtatATTATTCATTCTTAACAACTCAAACATTAAAACGAAGGAATTTAGGtctcgtaaaattaaaatttcccATATCATACAACTATAGTTAACTTTGATCAAGTTAGGCTTGTGTAGACAAATATGATAGTTATCTGAAAGAGCTAGCCATGTAAGCGACGCCAATTATTATCAGAATGCAATTGCCGACACAACTAACCGATGATTAAGAAATAGTTTTGGACTAGTAATATTGATTATTGATTTTCATCAATAcactttaattttaaaaaaacatactTAATTTTATATATCCAAGTTCCACTAGACTTACCCCATTAGCATCAGGTACTCGGCGACCCGCTCAAAGACATAGTTCTCCATGGTGGTCATCGTGGTCTGCAAATCCACTGTGAAGTAGCGATTCTGATGGGCGTTGGCCGCTGCCAAGCTGAGTACATAGTCATTCCGTGCCCCTGATGACTTCTCCTCGAGCAATTCCTTGCGAGAGGTAACCCGGGCGCTGTTCTTCTGCAGCGAAGTGATTGACTGAAAGAAGGAGCCCTTCTTTTTCTTAAGCTTCTCCTCGATATCGCGGGCCTTATCCCGGACATCATGGGCACAGTGCTCCTCGTCAAAGTAGGATTTCTTGGTCTTGTCCACGTCACCCACACTCAAGTGGAGTTCTTTCTGTACGTTGACAATTCCGGAGAGCGAGCGCTTTGCTATGGCCAACTTATAATCCCGAAGGACCTTAGCCTCGTCTGCGATTTGCTGTTGGAAAACCTCTATAGCGGCCAATCGAGCCCGGGCCAACTTTTCGTTCTCCTCGAGAACCGTGCGCCAAACGCTCCACATGTTCCTGTAAGAAacgatataaatattttaaaagttaagatagttaaaattttttaggaTATTATAGATTTCTTTGGAACCTTTGAACTTCAAATAAAGCTAAGAACGCATACCCACCATCGCTCTTCCATGCCATCCATCTTTATATCTGGTATATTGGGTATCTTCTTGTTGAGATACTGCGATGAGATCTTAAGCAGTGACTCGCTGTACGACTTCTCGACAGCCGAGCGCTTGATGGTAAACTGGCGAATGTCCTCCAACAGGTCGCACTCATGTTGGTTCTTCAGCTGCAGCTTGGCCACCTGCTCCGTGTGCAAATTCTTCAGGAATTTCACATAGTTTCCCTGGGTGATTAGAAGGTATACAATTATTGGGGAACTGCATTTTgtcatttgaatttttttcaAGCTTTACCTTACGCGGCGGCGGCTGCATCTTGGGGCTTTTTCTACGGCAATCGGGTCACTCTAcgatttgttttttttcttttcgaGCTCCGAAAAATGGCGTTACATTACCTCTAGCAACTGCAAAAAGTAGGATGATATGAATGCGATGTTTGGGAtataataatacaattttagCGAAGAATTCGACCATTACTGATCATCTTACATTCTATGGATATTATAGTGTTTATTATtcaaatgattttattttaataattttaatttattttctttcaaATGCTTTTTTATCCAGGAAATTATTATAACCAAAAATAAAGATTAGATATATTGGCTCTATTTGCATATGAATATTTTATCATATTATTTTTGTCTGTGTAACTGGGTGGTATATGTGGGTGGTTGTGTGGTTTTCTTAAGCCGTTAATGGATTGGCTACGCAGCAACTGTTCTCAAAACTTATGTAACGAAAATGCAATGAAAACTAGCATAGAAACTTTTAAGAATACTATGGATTTCTTCAAGCTAAAATTTGTGCTATTTTTAGCAGGACATTTTCACTGGAGTAGCCCACGCAGAAGCCCCTGTTTTCGGGTATCGTATCGATTTCTTAGCCCCCAGACTAGCTTATTATTTTCTCCAACTACGGTATTCAAAACACTTGGCTAACACTTTTTTTGGACATGGCCGGGTTGGATAGTTGTTTTTCAGCTGGATTAGTACTTTTTGGGGGTCTTATCGCTGGGTTTTTCACTGAAATTATTAGACTTTCTGGGCAGCTAAAATCCGTTGCTTACTTATCGATTTCGATTTTCACGACGTTTGTGAGGGGACTTTTTTCACATGCACCGTTAACTGCTGCTGCGCTGCTGCTGCGCAGGAAGAGAGCGCCAAAGAGAGCAGTGAGAGAAAGTTTGggggagagagagagaaagtaGCCGCGTTTCATTCATGGCGTCAAGTGTCTTGAGGGAtgggttttttgtttttacccCGTCAGCTGCTTGATAACACTTCGAGTGTAACGGCACTTCAGCGGAATTATAAAAAAACTAACGAATATACTACCTTGGAATCGATTCCAATATGATCTTGACACCTGGCGTACTACGACTGTTTCCAAAAATATGCGCCCGCATGGTAATACACATATGCTGGGGCAATCAAAAATGGTTTAATTGATAACTTCTGATATAGGCCGAGGCATATGATAAGATTTTTCCAGTCGCGCCCAAAAGTATGCTTCAAAATTTCATAACGTCACGGAATTTTTAGAACCTTTCTGTAAAATATTCGCTAGAGCTGCCAACTTGGCTATTAAAAGTCGTTTCCGATCATAATTTTTAGTCAATCCTTTGTACCTTAAGCTTTTTATAAGTCAAAAACAAGAGTAAAGTTTTCACtagatttattaaaaatataatcctGACTTTTAAGTTTGTAcatttttaatcttttttgaaatttgttataacttttattttcttggAACTAGcgacattttaaaaatattttggcaTCACTGCTCGTGACTAGCTATCGATAGAACACAATCGCCGGGGGAATGTGACCAGAGGGCGATAGTGTCATTCttggtattttaaaatcacTTAGCAATTTGTACTTTGTTGTTTTCATGTTTTCCCCTCGGAAATGGCCACGAAGCTAAATGTAAATATCCGGACCCTGCTGGCCAACTGCGAGGACCTGGCCAAGAGCGAGCAGAACTTCTGGCGCCTGCAGAAGTTCATCAAGTCCCTGGACACAATGCTCGCCGAGTTGGAGGCGATGGATGATCCGCAGAGTGCCACCCGTATCCCGGGCTATAAGGAGCGCCTGAAGGCCCTGAAACTATCCACGGGATTTACGGAAGCCCCCAGCTCCTCAACAAATACTTCCTCGCAACCTTCTTCAGTCAGCGAAGCCGGGGAAAATGCACTGAAAGAAATGAGGCAGCTGCAGAACAGCAAACATCACAACGAACTGCGAAAGGAGCTGCTGCAGGGTAATGAAGGTTCCAGAAGGCCGTTAGAAATAATGTTAATctatattaatttatattgtAACCTTAGCTATACGAAAtctatacaaatttttttctaattttgataaaaatccttatttttaccatttatatttgttaattGGTGAGTAACTAAAGAGAAAACGCATCAAGATAGTAACCACTTCTATAGATCGGTAAAagtagaacaaatagatctTTAAAAGTATGCTTCAGTAGTTTGTAAATTAAGTAGTTCCTAAATGCTTTTAAGTAGTTTGTCCCTGATTTACAatcaacaaatttttaaaattgttcaaTCCTTTTTAGATGGAGATGCCCTGCGTAGGCGTCGAGTTATAGAGGATTCGTCTGCTAGTCCCAGTGGTACCACCGTACAGACAACTTCTGGCGATAATATGAACGAAGCTGCCAAGTATTATACAAATGCCCAGGAAAAGATCACCGAGCACATGCTCTCGCTGACCAGGAATTTGAAGGAGCAGACGGAGACTGCTAACCGTATTATCCGGAGGGATACCGAGGTTGTGTCTCGATCCACCGGAATGGCTGATCGCAATATCAATTCCCTGGGAAAAGAGGCTGAGAAACTGGAGCAGCATTCAAAAAAAGCCTACAAGTGCTGGCTGTGGCTGATGATTGTCTTTGTAATTGTCACTTTCATAGGTGAGTCATGAAAAAATTCAGATTGGGATCTCAAGAAATAAATCCCCCTTTCGTAAATTCAACTTTGTATCTACCaaactatatattttatttttattttaaatagtttCCTAGTTTCCAAGTCTAATGGCTTACTTTTAGTTTTCCGATATATAAAATCAAAGTTGAGCTTTTTTACTTAAACTATAAGTAGAAGAACGAAAAATTGTAACACTgaattacataaatatttattacctagccagttaaatttaaaaataaaatcgagtaaaaaagctttttttttgcatataTCAGAAAAACACGTTTTTAATGACTCAGCTTAAAAGCAAATTGTTTTAATTGAATCGATTTATTGCAGATTGACTGTTGCTTAATCATACTAATGAGTTTGTTCCCCTTATATTTTGCAGGTATGGTGTTGTTTATGAAGATTATGAAGAAAAAGAAGACGTAGGAACAGGATTGTACTCTAAGTAAGCTCTAAACGCTGGTTCCGCTCCCGAGTTCAAAGGTTATCCCCCAAGCAACGTGTAAACAGACCCACATTAAACGATCGAAAGCCGCCCAGCGATTTATTTATGAATAGTTTATGTACAAGCTAAAGCATTTAGAATATGTTTTTTGAGCATTTTGGTTCTTTCAATAAGTGGATCCGTATCTTTGTCTTCAGACCTATTCGGCGGCTATGAGCTCTGTTACGCCATTCTTCGTGATCAGCTGCAGCAGAGATCCAGTTTTGGGCCTCTCCTGAGCTTGAGTCCACTTGAGGAAGAGGCCGGCCACCTCGGTTAGAGGAGTCCAGGTGCCAAAGTCTGCGTTCGGCATCCATTTGCGGTTCATGGGAGTATCTAGGGTTACGGGAAGAATGGACACGGCCAGGGAGCCCGCTGGAAGACCGGATTTCTCAGCGCCCAGAGATCGGGTGAGCTGGTGGACAGCTGCCTTGGCCATTCCGTAACCAATCATGCCGGGAGTGCCCTCCAGAGCGGGCTTAGCTCCAGTCAGGGCCAGCAGTCCTCCCTCCTTGAGATGCTGGGCCGCCACAGCTGCGGAAATGGCCGAGGTCCAGACGCTCTGCTTCCACATGAGATCAGCATTCTTGGCCAGATCCTTCTTGGCATTGCCACCGGCCCAGCCGCCAGCCACGCAGATCACGGCATCCAGTTTCTCGCCGGCCAGGGATTCGCCCACCTTGGACACGACCGTTTCCTCCTGCTCCGACCAAACAGCATCGCGTGGCACCACGATGCTAACGTCTGCCTTCTCGTTCTCCGACAGGTCGATGCTGCCCACCCACTGGACGGGATTATCCAGGTGAAGGTCGAAGGGGAAAACAATAGTTAATGAGGCATTATTTTTGCTTATAATTATTTACACTTAAGTGAAAGGTAACTCACATAATTGTTGGCTTTGAAGTGATCGACACAGGCCGAGCCCAAGGCTCCCTTGCCGCCGTAAATAAACACTCGACCTGCGGACATGATGCGTGCTGCCAGTTTTAAAGCTTGGTTTCAACTAAATGCAAAGAAACACGAGAATTCCGACTTCAGTGAGTCAAAATCGGGCGGGAGCTTTGAACGCAGCTGGGGTTTTTAACCGCGAGACCAGTTCTACCGGAACTAATCGGAAGAATAAATTTGAAGTCGAGTTTAAGCTTGAGCTTCGGCCTGTagcttttaatttgtttcgGGGCTCCGTGGAAAAATCagacaacagcagcaacaagtGGAAAATCAATAATATGGGCAAAGAACGGCTGGCAAGGTCACACTGGCGCGAAAAGGcgttattttggtatttttttccAGTATCCAACAGCTGTTCGATCACCCGTCTCACTCTCGCGCTGCTCGCTGCTCTTTTTTGAAAAGGGAAATGCGTGAAATTCGTGCGCCGCATTTCCACCAGACCAGAGTTACGCGCCGTAGCTGTGTTTTTCACTCAGTCCCACCAGTCGCCGTCGCGTTACGTCACGAGAGCAGTTGTAGAATTGTATATCGCCAAACGGTAAATATTGAAGGGAGTTTTCTTTGGCTTCGCCTGGGTTTTCCTTTGAAACTGCCCCCCCCATACCACCAACACCACCCGCGCTGAATTTTCCTTGGCCACCAATTAATTggagaaataaaaataaaaacacatgtGTCTCGctctgtgttttgttttttcggCTGCCCAAGTAGACGGCGCGTAGTTTTTCACTTTGACGGGAGTTTTCCTTTCGGTCATCGCCTCACACTCATTTCTAATTGTGATTCGTAGGAAGTAAGTTCTCTAgtgcaaaataaatattcaagtAAAATAGTTATAAATCGGAACACAACAATAAATACAAGCAAACACCACCAAGTATCGaaaatagaaaaataaatttataaaaaaaaaagaaaacaagaaaatatcCAACTTAAACTCGTCGCTCCCAACGTCTTTTGGTCTTCTTGTTCTTGTTCAACGTCCGTTAAAAACCACGCATCAAGATTGAATAATATTATATGTGGATATCTCGAGATATATAACTATATATCCCATGACAAGCGTATGCAAGAGATATAGATGATAAGGCAGCAGCGTTCCGAGAAAGCCACTTGCAACTGTAACTGTAAACTGTGTCCCCTCACGTAAGACGCTACGTAACGACCACGCAGCCTGAGAATAACGTATTGGAAGCAATCGGAAATCTAACGGTGAGTTTTTCCTATAAAAGAAGAAGAGGGTTTCGGGGGGTGTACCTCCTATTGGGGAATGTCACTCGCAGGGAAAATGAAAAATGCCAGGCGAAAATTCTTGGCCATGCAACTCGTTTTGCCGCTCTCCCTCTTTCGCGCAATACTGCCTACGTGTGTgttagtgtgtgtgtgtttatgCAGTGGAAAACGTGTATTCTTGAGGAAAACCAGAAAATCGAAGACCCGGAATTGGGTCAGTGTGTCATTCGCCGTCCCGCTCGCACCGATTCcaattccgattccgattcgaGCTGCTAGTCTGGCTAAAAACTCTGGCTAAAACGTGTTTCGTGCTTAGTCAATTTGTTCTTTTTATCTAGTCGCAGCTGCCTCTGCCTCTGCCGCTGCCGCAGTCGACGTCGCTGCTCTGCCACTTGTCTAAAGAGGCCTAAACAGCATCGCCTCCAGATCCAGAATgcctaaaaaaaaacaatctTTACCACTACAAATGCACGTGTGCGAGCGAGAGGGCCGCGGAAGGTGGGAGGGAGACAGGGACAGAGTGTCTGATTGTCACCGGTGCGGCCAACTTAAATACCCTGTCCCTAGAGTGGGATTTGATGGAATTATCTATGGTTGAAGATCTGTTACAACCTTTAATGAAGCTTGTTGTTCAGCTTAAAGTTATCTAAATTTCAATCTTTTGTATTAGAGAAGTAATGTGAATCGTATTCTTTAtgcaatttttaaaatgtaaaaccTCTGGCGAGCAGAAATAGGTTTATAGATTTATGTAATACTATTTCAACATGAAAGTTTGATTGTTTACAAATTCCCAAAGATTGGGATTAAAACCATGATTATTAAGGGGCATATATTTTCTTCTATGTAAATGTAATATGATTAAATATGCTGCTATGTTTCATATTACTAGTGAAATGATGTAGCTTTTAATAGAGTTCCTTAATAACCTCTTGGAATCTCTGAAAACCTCTTCAGCAGTATCTTAACCATACTACCTAAATCTCAAACTCCAGGCTATCTAGTTCAAGTAAACTTGCCTTTCGGAATGTATTTATAGAACTAAAGTACTTTTATGTGACTTCTGTTTAGTTATGGTAACTTCTACCAAGTATCTCCCAGTCGATAGCTTATCTTTTATAATGTAAAATGATAAATGGCTTGCTCTCTGGCTTTCGTAGTTGGCTCTCTAGTTTTTTTTCGGCCACTCGCTTCTCTTGATCttgcactcggatttcgaccgAAGGTGCAGTCGACGGCGCTGCTGGCGTCGGCAGCGACTGCGACTGCGGCGCTTTTACCTTGAGCCGCCTGCACTTGTCGCAACCCCTCCCCCTTACACCTTCCACATACCGCCCACCCCGCCCCACTCACCACTCACCGTTTGAATTTGAACTTCTGAAAAAAGCCAACACCTTTCGAAATTGTAGCCGCTTTTATTTCTGTTATTTCTTTTGCCACCGACCAGCggcatttttttttatatttctgatGTTTGCTAATAAAATTATTACGACTTGGCCGACAGCGGCTGCTAATGCGTTTTAAGGTCGCCGCCGCCAGCGCCGCTGCTCTTGTTGATTTTGACCCAATAAAAGATCTGATGATGCCCCCGCTTACATTTCCCGGTCCATTTAACATGTGTCCATTGGGCCAGGATCCGATTTGATTTATTTCaaagttatttattatacAACCGGGCgcgaaacaaaacaaacaacatAAAATGGGGAAATCGAATGAGAATGGCAGACAGCTGGTGCTCATTTTCCGGGATGCAAAAAAAAGGGATCAAATTGGGAAGTGCGCAACAAGAAAAGGTCGAGAAAGGGTTAGAAATTAGAACATTAAAGTAGTCCCTAAAAATTATGGTATTCTAAACAAGTGTTACACTCGCAAGTAATCTTTGATACAATCTTATCAAAGCTGTACTTTTATTTGTACCTTATAAGATATCTAAAAGATTTATATGATATCAAATGTTTTATAACACTACATATTAgctttataaaattaaattattttattacaaGAACTAGAATTTCTAAAGGTTATctaaaaagaataaaaaataaggTCGTCAggttaaaatattgtttatgcTAGGGGAAAACATTTCTTATCCCTATAGACAATTTATTTCACGCAAGGTAAAATAAGTATCCAAAAACGGTTCCCTTGACAATCCATCGTTACATCATAACGATTGCGAATTCATGACTAATGGTTGATCATTTTTCTCTCTGTGGGGAATACGGGGGATAGGCTAGGGATAACAACGCGGAAGAGGCTCCATTATAGGTTGCTGGTTTACTAGTTAACTGGGCCCAAACCGAGAGAGCGAAAGGGAAAGGTGGCgaaagaaagagagagagagagacggcGAGGGGGGGTGGTGACACTGACAGTGGAGCGCACCTTCGTCATCGTCAAGCATTCGGACTGTATAAGAGCAATAAATAATGCACACGAAGAGCCAGTGATGAGAGCCAAAGATATGGCAAGATATCGGGGGAGAGATTCGCGAGAGTGATTTGAGAGAAATTCTAGAGAGGGAGAGAGCAGCTCCGCCGCTTTGGGGGGTTGCTTCTGTTTGATTTTTGCACTTAAGAGCGCAAAAAGTGGCTTTGATTTTCCGCCTGCCCTTCTCGCGGAGTTTGGGGCATGCACACTTTGACGGCCGATTTGGCCAACCCCCAGAAGGGAATTCCCAACTTGCCTCATTAAATTGATAACGTTAAGTATTCCTAATTTAATTTGGATTTTGATGGACGAAAATAACTTTGCGTTATTATAATACACAAATGAAAGGAAAGTGAAGACAAGGTTTATTTAAGGTATTAGTTATACGTTCATAGGTCAAGTTTCCttatttataagaaatattttaatgctatGATTGTAAATCAGAGGTTTGCTTATTATAGGAGAAACATATTTTAAGAACATTACTTAAAGCGCAGTgttgattttttttgtataccaaaatattttttatttttagtattttgtCAGCTCATTAATCTATTCCATCTTTATGATATATTTAGAAGTGATCCGTTGAATGCGTTATagatttattttcttttacaATGTTTGGTTTTTATGGTTCGAAAAGTATActtatatatacaattttagctgtttttatgtatgtaaaaataatacataGAAATAAGTGGTAATTTTTCGTAGTGCTTATACTTTTCCCAGCTAGTATCCACTGAAAAATATTTCCTCTTCTTTGGCAACATTGTTGTTGGCGGTGGGCGGAAAAGTGGGTGTTGCGTGGGCAGTCGTCCCACATTTTCATGCCCCCAACACGAACACGGCACACATTTTCTGGGTTCTCTGCGCTTCTCACGCGTCTCTCTCTACATTTCTCTCTCGCTCTTTCTCTGGATGCCGAGTATATAGCCCGAGTTCCAATTGGGATAGGGATGCGAAGGCTACTAGTGCTAAcctatataatttttttgttccGCTTCTAACAACAAGCACATCCTCTGCAAACCGAAAAAGGAAGCAAATCAAAACGCCTGGCAGTTGAAGGTTCTTTTTTTTACGATTTTAAAGCAGTTGCTGATTTTTATATGCTTTTTTTCCGACGTTGACTGAGAGGTAGcagcgcagcagcagcagattttttttgctttgcttCTGGCTTTGAATTTAATGTTAAGTATACGCATCAGTGAACTCAATTTAATTATCATGATTGTTTTGTCCGCTGTCTTTGCTTTCGCTTTGGCTTGCCGTTGatgaaattcaaattttccaACTTCACAAACAGACGCTCTCACATTCACAGAGCCATTTTCCAACGTGTTTTCCGCTTTTTTTCAGCTTATGTAAGTGAAACGCTGAGAGCtgataaaacaaaaaaaaaatggaataaaaaGCTGGCTAGCTAGCTGGTTGGCCATAATTACGAGCTTTAGATTCGCTGGCCGCCCTTCGCCCATTTTTTATCAGTGGCGTTATTTATGCGTCCTCCCACAATGACAAAGTTCCATGGAGTGGGGAGCACTTTTTGATAGACAACAATTGAGCATTTGAAGTGCAGCGTAGCGCAAAGTTCTCTCAAAAGTGGCAGCTATACTGGAAAAACCCACTGGGATTGACtgactgctgctgctgttctCGTCGCTACCAAAAGCCCAAACGAAAAGCAATTAAGTTTAGAGGTTTACGCCGATGGTTtcagcagcggcggcggcgtagAGTTCTAAATTACccagcggcggcggcgtagCCGTTAGAAAGAaccggcggcggcggcgggtACGCCGCCGGTGAAATTGTCGGCGGCTGGCGGCGTAAGCATTTAataaactgattttttttccttttattaATAAGTGAGTCAAGCAAAATAACAAattaaactaaaactaaataagAGCCTTTTCTTGACTTGATAATTAATAAGTAAGTTAAGCGAAATAACAAATTAAACTGAAATTATTGACTTCATAATTAATAAGTAAGTAAAGCGAAATAACAacttaaactaaaattaaaacaaaataacagTCTCTTCTTGATTTGACAGTTTTGAGATTCATTGTCTTTTCTTGACTTGACAGTTTTGAGATTTATTGAAATtgattgaaattgaaattcatTGTCTTCATTattaaactattaaaaaaaattcttaagaaAAACTTTCCTTACATTTAATCGATAACTGAAAGCGATTATTgtcga is from Drosophila suzukii chromosome 3, CBGP_Dsuzu_IsoJpt1.0, whole genome shotgun sequence and encodes:
- the nwk gene encoding protein nervous wreck isoform X9, coding for MQPPPRKGNYVKFLKNLHTEQVAKLQLKNQHECDLLEDIRQFTIKRSAVEKSYSESLLKISSQYLNKKIPNIPDIKMDGMEERWNMWSVWRTVLEENEKLARARLAAIEVFQQQIADEAKVLRDYKLAIAKRSLSGIVNVQKELHLSVGDVDKTKKSYFDEEHCAHDVRDKARDIEEKLKKKKGSFFQSITSLQKNSARVTSRKELLEEKSSGARNDYVLSLAAANAHQNRYFTVDLQTTMTTMENYVFERVAEYLMLMGRTELLTCSATQNSFGKIRDQAQQLTREYNLQCCYLFYPVLKQHIQYDFEACDNDPVRKVTAEHESAAETLTKEAKNLAGRVVKENASIRENAKKLALCQSLRDSGQRTDPNDPNGPDLDTKIEEFRDQIRRSETEKTKAEACLQCLRDGGINVDEWVQEAEIMGVQELTRSASSISMRTDASGQGENPSSDSFYDSDKEETQAQASAQTKAKPEQQLSRDRTFSDSDEEPEVRPSVAATSSAAAASSSVMASSAGGWDDPTEVNWGAGEEEEDKDEPIVPEPKEAIFKCTALYSYTAQNPDELSIVENEQLEVVGEGDGDGWLRARNYRGEEGYVPHNYLDIDQETAGGAFNGTSGNQLRSQISFSSVDYTVDNEDQTVDSMQSPDQVSVIMAPQKRVKSDVEWCIALYDYDATAEDELTFEEGDKIKIITKTAHGVDDGWWEGELDGKFGNFPSLVVEECDEMGEPLSEGGDESPPPTAAPSFALPPAPALPPEYAHELELELTEDMFGSQDTADEDSGYIPNGAAAPSIPPPGQNQSQTTAKKVLIQEPGMEDDLSDDGQPPPSLPPPQLTKAGGSAPGSGVKVEKGAAAGGANTLNLVGEGDAQPKEQASKEQPAEVAKKPDIAPKPLTKVAAPPATAAKEEDQQSFSEKDSDSASVADVPALQDAEDPFNEKTKGESAGESGFEANFEANFDANFDDAFAGSGGGSGGGGGGGGEQSSDLDINGEAAGESGSGTGSAAGEEDIEAPKQVVGGRASIPEELDSNQLAHDHEHDIYYIDYSHGQL
- the nwk gene encoding protein nervous wreck isoform X10, whose protein sequence is MQPPPRKGNYVKFLKNLHTEQVAKLQLKNQHECDLLEDIRQFTIKRSAVEKSYSESLLKISSQYLNKKIPNIPDIKMDGMEERWNMWSVWRTVLEENEKLARARLAAIEVFQQQIADEAKVLRDYKLAIAKRSLSGIVNVQKELHLSVGDVDKTKKSYFDEEHCAHDVRDKARDIEEKLKKKKGSFFQSITSLQKNSARVTSRKELLEEKSSGARNDYVLSLAAANAHQNRYFTVDLQTTMTTMENYVFERVAEYLMLMGRTELLTCSATQNSFGKIRDQAQQLTREYNLQCCYLFYPVLKQHIQYDFEACDNDPVRKVTAEHESAAETLTKEAKNLAGRVVKENASIRENAKKLALCQSLRDSGQRTDPNDPNGPDLDTKIEEFRDQIRRSETEKTKAEACLQCLRDGGINVDEWVQEAEIMGVQELTRSASSISMRTDASGQGENPSSDSFYDSDKEETQAQASAQTKAKPEQQLSRDRTFSDSDEEPEVRPSVAATSSAAAASSSVMASSAGGWDDPTEVNWGAGEEEEDKDEPIVPEPKEAIFKCTALYSYTAQNPDELSIVENEQLEVVGEGDGDGWLRARNYRGEEGYVPHNYLDIDQETAGGAFNGTSGNQLRSQISFSSVDYTVDNEDQTVDSMQSPDQVSVIMAPQKRVKSDVEWCIALYDYDATAEDELTFEEGDKIKIITKTAHGVDDGWWEGELDGKFGNFPSLVVEECDEMGEPLSEGGDESPPPTAAPSFALPPAPALPPEYAHELELELTEDMFGSQDTADEDSGYIPNGAAAPSIPPPGQNQSQTTAKKVLIQEPGMEDDLSDDGQPPPSLPPPQLTKAGGSAPGSGVKVEKGAAAGGANTLNLGEGDAQPKEQASKEQPAEVAKKPDIAPKPLTKVAAPPATAAKEEDQQSFSEKDSDSASVADVPALQDAEDPFNEKTKGESAGESGFEANFEANFDANFDDAFAGSGGGSGGGGGGGGEQSSDLDINGEAAGESGSGTGSAAGEEDIEAPKQVVGGRASIPEELDSNQLAHDHEHDIYYIDYSHGQL
- the nwk gene encoding protein nervous wreck isoform X4 gives rise to the protein MQPPPRKGNYVKFLKNLHTEQVAKLQLKNQHECDLLEDIRQFTIKRSAVEKSYSESLLKISSQYLNKKIPNIPDIKMDGMEERWNMWSVWRTVLEENEKLARARLAAIEVFQQQIADEAKVLRDYKLAIAKRSLSGIVNVQKELHLSVGDVDKTKKSYFDEEHCAHDVRDKARDIEEKLKKKKGSFFQSITSLQKNSARVTSRKELLEEKSSGARNDYVLSLAAANAHQNRYFTVDLQTTMTTMENYVFERVAEYLMLMGRTELLTCSATQNSFGKIRDQAQQLTREYNLQCCYLFYPVLKQHIQYDFEACDNDPVRKVTAEHESAAETLTKEAKNLAGRVVKENASIRENAKKLALCQSLRDSGQRTDPNDPNGPDLDTKIEEFRDQIRRSETEKTKAEACLQCLRDGGINVDEWVQEAEIMGVQELTRSASSISMRTDASGQGENPSSDSFYDSDKEETQAQASAQTKAKPEQQLSRDRTFSDSDEEPEVRPSVAATSSAAAASSSVMASSAGGWDDPTEVNWGAGEEEEDKDEPIVPEPKEAIFKCTALYSYTAQNPDELSIVENEQLEVVGEGDGDGWLRARNYRGEEGYVPHNYLDIDQETAGGAFNGTSGNQLRSQISFSSVDYTVDNEDQTVDSMQSPDQVSVIMAPQKRVKSDVEWCIALYDYDATAEDELTFEEGDKIKIITKTAHGVDDGWWEGELDGKFGNFPSLVVEECDEMGEPLSEGGDESPPPTAAPSFALPPAPALPPEYAHELELELTEDMFGSQDTADEDSGYIPNGAAAPSIPPPGQNQSQTTAKKVLIQEPGMEDDLSDDGQPPPSLPPPQLTKAGGSAPGSGVKVEKGAAAGGANTLNLGMAQIIVTAATPMVEDGADKSFPPVGEGDAQPKEQASKEQPAEVAKKPDIAPKPLTKVAAPPATAAKEEDQQSFSEKDSDSASVADVPALQDAEDPFNEKTKGESAGESGFEANFEANFDANFDDAFAGSGGGSGGGGGGGGEQSSDLDINGEAAGESGSGTGSAAGEEDIEAPKQVVGGRASIPEELDSNQLAHDHEHDIYYIDYSHGQL